Below is a genomic region from Phacochoerus africanus isolate WHEZ1 chromosome X, ROS_Pafr_v1, whole genome shotgun sequence.
CATTCTGTTCTCCAATGTAGCAGAGTGAGGAATGATAGCATCAGCTTAGTGGTTGAGCACAACTTCATTGTCGCTCTGGTATCACTGGGGAAAATGTGTAGACTTTCTGAGCATATGTGGACTACTTTCTTCTCTCTACTTCCCCACAGCACTCCCTATGGCATTCCACCCTATCATCGGAGAGGCAATTTTCAGATGCAAGACCTAACCCATGTTAACATGGACACAGACAAAAAGCCTCCAGAGAGAAAAGTGGAGAGAATCAGGCAGGATGAGACTTTGGGGAGCTGGTTCAAGATCACAGTGAGTCTCTTGGCCTTAGGATCTAATTTGTAGAAGAAGATGACAGAGGGACCTCTGTTGGACTCATGTAGAGATGCTACAAAGTTTTCTGGGTCAGAGGAGTTGTTGATCTGTCTTGTTATTCCTAGGAGGTAACACCATAGACCATGTAAGAGCAGGTTGAGAGAAGCAGTTTAAAGGGAACAGATAGACTGCGGGTCGCATGGGAGAGGTTGTCTGAAAGCAAAGGAGGAAACTCCTGCCAAGGAGAGGGGGCGGCTTCACACCAGAAGGCTCGGTTAGGCTCAAgctgagagagggaggaggaggatgagtcAGGGGTCCTTGTCAGAGGGGCAGGCCAGGTCTGCCTCAGGTAAGATCTCGGAGACCTTTATAAAAGGAAGTACATGGTAAACATCTTAAGTTGTTTGTTTCGAGAAAAGTCTGTGAATGGAGAGAGAGGTGATTTAGGGAATCCATGTCTGGTACAAAAGTTAGCAATGACAGACAGTGTCCTATATTAAACAATTATCTGAAGCCTGACAAAAGGTTGTAAAGGAGGGTATGGCTGGGTCTTATCTGAACCTTGGATTCCATTATGCCAATTTTCTGTcccattttttcctttggcttctaGATTCCATTTGGCATAAAGTATGAGGAGAAGTGGCTGCTGAGTTTGATTCAGAAGCACTGCGGTGTCCCATTCACCCCAGTCGAAGTAAGAGAGGACATTGAGGCAGATGAGAGGGAACGGGGTGGAGGGAATGCCCAGATGAGAAATGGCTCTCGTCTCATATTCTGTGTCTCTCGCCCCTCTCCCTCCAGTTTCACTATGAGAAAATGCAGGCCCAGTTCTTTGTGGAGAATGCCAACATTGCCTTCGCGCTGAGGAATGTCAGTGGCAAGATTTACAATGAGGCTAAGGAAAGGGTGTGTGTCAAGGGCATGGACAGGGCCAGCTGGGGGCAAGAGGGCAGGCCAGGGGCATGGTCTTGCTTGATCCCAAGGCTCAGATTTCCTGCTGCTCACCTGGCCCCTCTTGGGATCTGTCCAGATATCGGTCTTTGTGGACCCCTGTGATGCACCCCACTCTGTGCAGAAGGAGCTGAGGTCAGCAAAGGTGGAGCAGATGAAGGTAAGGCAGAGCCAACACAGGCTGTGCACTCAGAGCCAGACCCATCTCTTGCCCCCCTTCACCACCTCAGCCTCAGAGACACTGAACTCCATCTCTAACTGTGCAGCTGACCTTGAACAGACAAAATGAGGGCTCCCAGAAATCTCTTCACATCCAGAGACTCCGTTTGGACCCTGGTATGGCTGCAGCAGTAATTCtagggcaggggagggcagaagGTTCTGCCCGGCAAGGACACTCAGGGATGGTAACTTGGGGAGGGGTTGGTGCTGGAGCTCTACTGGCCAGGACCTTCTCAGCCTTCTGTTTCCCTCCTCTCATCTTCCTGGAGGCTTGATGATCTCTGGCATGGGAACAGCACAGAATCCTGGAAATGCCATGACCACCTGCCTGCAGCTCTATGGAGAGAATGTGCCCAAGGTGAGGAGTTAGGCTCAGTGTGGGgactggggtgagggtggggaagaTTAGGCAGAAGCAGCAGATGGGTGTTGGATATCCCCTGTTGGGGTCCTCACTCAACTCTTTCTTCATCACAGCTTTTGTCCTTGGACCTGAGCAACTGGAAACCCTACCAGCTGGTTGGCCTGCCCAACACTGTGGAGCATGCTTCCCACATCAAGAACTTGAACCTCTCCAACACTGAGGTGAGGGGTGGTACCCAGAGCCTTCTCTGAAGGGAAGGTGGAGGGCTCATGAGGTGGGGACAAAGAAGGTAAGTGGATTTGTTGAAGGAGGGATTGGGGGTACAAGGCCTTCCTTGTGGTCCACGTGGTTCTTCCCTATAATTACAGGTGAAGTCTGCATGGGAGATGGACAAGGTCCAGTGGCTGGAGCCAGATGAGATGTGTGCAGACAGAAACCCCCTGTGCACCACCTTTCCTGATAAGTCAAGCAGCATAAGGTCAGAGGTCCCCTCTGTTGGCCCCTGGGAGTCTGAGTTACTTGTGACAGTGGCTGTTTGCAAGAGGCACCTGACCTGGTTCTCTGGGAGGACCACAGGCCCCATGCGCTCCTCTGACAGAGGTGACAAAGGTTCAGTCAGATCCCCGTGAGGCCCCACGTCAGCAtgtgcatattttccattcctacCTCAGGTGCCTGGGCCATTCCAGGGCAGGTGAAGGAGGGGGCTGCAGCAGGagagatttctttcctctttcttctgtcttcttccctcacccacccccaccaccatggGAGagcttcttccccttctctttgcTTAGCTTTCTGTCCCAGGCTTGTCTCTATGCCCCTGCGTCTCTCtcatctcttcccctcccttccctccctttctgtcTTCATCCCCTCcatttccctccctgcctcctgagcCCTGGCTCACTCAGCTCCCTGCCCAAGCATCCTGGGCCATCCCCGGGGGTGTCCTGGTCCTGGCGGAATCCTGGACCCCCAGTGAGGTGGCCGAGCCCCGggctcccacccccttccctcttctctccacaGCCTTTGGTGGGGacctggagggaggaaggggggaaggaaggccTGGAGCATGGGATTGACATGCTGCTTCTCGTGGCCCTGGAGAAGGGAGTCAGGGCAGTCTCGGGGGGATCccccaggaggaaggagaaggaggatggagggagggaggaaggcagggaactCTCCCTCCGGAGAGTCCATGGGGAGAGGTGCCCAAGGCCCTGGAAGCTGGGACCCCGGAGTGTGGGTGGGGCACACTGGGCTGTGTCTAATGTCAGTGTCATGGTCACACCAGCAAGGTGACCTGTGCAGTTTCACaggcttttctattttgtcttgatGTTGGCAGCTCCATCCTGGAATTGTTCCCCAAGTTGCTATGCTTGGTAATGTATTCCTTGACCACTGACTCCTCTGACTGACACTGGCAGTGCCCCCAAGCTGCTCTGACCCCCTTTAGGTCTTGCCCAAGTTACCTTTTTGGACCTGACCCTTAATGGTCATGGTGGGAGGGGGATGGGACCATCTTGGAGGGAACCGGACTGCAGTTCTGGATCGTCCTTGAGCACAGGCTCCACAGGCTTTGGGGGCCCACGGTGCTGATCCCAAGTGCAGTCCTGCCCATGGAATTTCCAGGGCCCGTTGGCGCCTGACCTCTGACCCCCTCCCTCTCCCGGGCCCACCTGTTCCCTGATcatccagccccacctcctggtCTGCACTGCtgacttcctcttccctccccaggaTGGCCAGGAGACACCCCCAGCAACTCACCGTGGTGCTGAAGCCCGCCAGTGCCTACCGAGGTGCAAGGTGAGGGTGGAGGATCTCGCAGGGTTTTAGGCGGTGCATGAGGAGGGTGTTGGCCCTGGTCCTGAGGACTGTTTTCATCCCAGGGGAGCTTCTTTGGATCCAATGAGCTGAAGAGTCTAGTCCTGCAATTCCTGCAGCAGTGAGTTTCCGTGGGAATCTGAGGAAGGGGAGGGCCAGCACATGCGAGCTGCCCACGTGCTGGACTGCCCCCGGGAGGTTTCAGTTCTCCTCTGAGGTCCAGACCACATGGACACACCATTCTCTTTGTTTCTGCACAGGTATTACTTGATCCATGACTATGGAGACCGGCAGTACCTCCTGGGTGCTTATCACGACGAGGCCTGCTTCTCCCTGACCATTCCCTTCAACCCCCAGGACCCAGCCTCGTGAGTATCCCAGCTCATACCCTCTTCCCAGGCTGGTGGACCACATCACAGCAGATGTAGTTCTGCTCCTGCACACCCCCATTCTGGCCACACCCCTACATCCTGTTTTCCCTTTTCACCTAGAAGTAGCTTCTACCAGTACCTTGAGGAAAATAGGAACATGAAGAAGCTCAAGGACCCCGGTGCGTGGGTGACGGAAGACTGTGCAGGGAAGGGGACTGTGAAGGGATCATTCCTGGGACCCAGGGCATGTGGGACAGCCATGAATTTTgcttgcttcccctcccccacagaccTGAAGGTCCAGCTGCTAAAACACACAAAAGGTGACATTGTGAGGGCCCTCTCTGTATTGCCACAAACTCGGCATGACTTCAGCTCCTTCGTGGTGGACATATGGTTCCAGACGGTGAGCTCTTGCTTCCTCTCTCGGACAGGACTGGGAAGCCACCATGGGTGGTTAGGTGGTGACTGAGCACCTGGGGTCTTCCCTTTCAGGAAACGATGCTCTGCTTCTCTGTCAACGGGGTGTTCAAGGAAGGTGGGTGTGTGTagccccctccccagaggccccAGTGAGCCCTCCCCCTGGTGGGGCTCCCTCTCAGAACTCTCCCAGGTCCTCAATCCCTGCCTCCTTTCCCGCCCCCTCTGGGTTCTCCAGCCCTCACTCTTCCCAAAGACAACCCAGGTGTGACCCCTGTGTCATGCCCTCCACCCTGCACACCCTGGGTGTTGGGGACCCAGGTCATGGGGTTTGATGGCTCTCATTCCGGATCCTTACTCTGGGAACTTGGGCCATTGCTTAAaccccagtttcctcctctgcaaagtgGGGTGATAATGTCCGCCTCTTGGGCAGCTGTGGAACATGCATCCCGTGGACTTGTGGTGTGGTGGCCATGGGGCCTCGTCACTGGAGCAGACTGCTCCTACAGTTGCCCTCCCCTTCCCAATGCCCTGCCCGCTCATGAACAGGTGTCCCCTCGGCCTGCATGTCAAGTCAGACCCTGACTGGGGACCCCGTGGGCGCATGTAAAGCACGTGGGGCTCTAAGGGGTCCTATTGTTGGTCGTTGCAGTGGGAGGCTGGTCTCAGGGCTGTGTTCGTGCCTTTACCCGAACCTTCATCACTACCCCTGCCACCTCTTCCAGGTGAGTGCTGTGTTGTGGGTGGGAACACCCATCCCAGCCTGGGCTCCGGGTGGGACTGCGGAGTCACAGACCTTAGGTTTTCTCCATATTGTGGAAACCCCAGCCCATAGTTCCGAGGAGCAGTCTAGCCTAGTGGTGAAGaagagcctgggctctggaatCGGAACATGGGTTCTCTCCTTGACCCAACACTCacgtgctgtgtgaccttggtcaagtcacATGCCCTCTGTGTAGCTCAGTGACTCCCTCTGAAAATGGGGATCAGACTGTCCACTCCCTGGGCTATTGTAAAGGGTAAATGCAGAATCATTCCTGGGTAAATGCAGAATCTACCATCTAGTGAAGCTGGTAGACAGTCTCCAAAGTGGGCTCtgtgggaggggcagaggcagccGTCAGGGAGCCTGGAGGACAGATGCAGGAGGGGTATGGATGAAATCTGGTTCCTGGCGGGCAGTGGGAGCAGGATCATTATTTCAGGTGCAGGCTGATCCCTCCTTCCACTCGCCTGAGGGCCCACTTTTCCTTCAGTCTTTGCATCGTGAACGATGAGCTATTTGTGAGGGAAGCCAGCCCCAGCGAAACTCAGAGTACGGCCTTCTTCATCCCAGTGCCTACAGCCTCTGCCAGCTCTGTATGCACCCTCTCTCAGGAGCAGCAGGAAATGGTACAGGCTTTCTCTAACCAGTCTCAGATGAAATTTGAGTAGTCTCAGAAGTGAGTGCTGAGTTTGGGTGGGGATAGGAAGCATCCAAGAGAAGTAAAGGAGTGAATAAATCAATCTTGCTGGCAcaatttgttttgcttgtttgttttacacATTGTAACCTTGATCATTTCATTCTATGTTCATATTAATTTAcctaatttttttgaaaaggagtGCATTGATTTTCTGAATTCCGTGGATGTCTTTCTTTTATTGACAGCatttggttttcagtttttcctgtGACACACTGAGCCTACTCTGGTGTATGTGTCACAGTAAATATGGAGGATATTTCTGCCCCACTGTTTAGCAATTGGCACTGTGTGGTCAGAGTGCCTCCACTTTGGTCCTGATGGATATCACCTGTCCTTCCTCCATCCCAGGTGCCTTAATGACACCCACTGAGACTACATGGGAGTTGCACAGGTTCTCGCTCTGCTCAGGTGGTCAGGGAATGAGATTCGGGGCTCCTGGTTCTGTTCATTTTCTAATTCTCTCCCTTAACTTCATCCAGACTAAGCACAAGATCCCATAGGGAGCCCTCACACAAACTGATCCATGACCCTAAGAACAATCCTGACAAGAAACACTTTAGTTTCATATCCTTTATACTCAtcctctttcttatattattcatCCAGTCTGAATATATCCCTGTGATTGAGCCTTAGGTCTGCTTTGAGCTCAGAAGTCATCACTTAGCTGATACTCATCCTCCCAAAAGTCTAGTTGTTTTGTGTATTTGTCCCATCTAAGATCTATGATTCTCTCGACAATAAAAGAATGATGTTTACATTATGTCACTTCTCTGCAAAATCACTTTGAGGCAAGTATTATTATCCCTGGTTTGTAGAGATAAAAGGGAAAGTCAGAGAAGACTAATGGGATAGAGCCTCAAATCTTGCCCCTCCTACCAACTAAAATCCAGGCTGTGTGTGCTTTCCAGGTCCATGTGGATTCTGAGGTGAGGGAATGTCTGTGACCCTGGTAAACCTGGGGGTGATGTTCTGTGCCTATGGTATATGAGTCATATATTTTTAGGCCAAGAAGTATTAGTTTTGGTGTagctactatgaaaaacagtatgggttccttaaaaaaacctaccatatgatccagcaatcccactactgggcacatattcaaagaaaactaatttgaaaagatatatgtaccccagtattcattgtagcactatttacagtatccaagacatgtaaacaacctaaatgcccatcgacagaatggtaaagaagatatggtacatatgtgcaatggaatactactcagccatgaaaaagaatgaaataacgccatttgcagcaatatgaatgagcatagagattatcatactaagcaaagtaagtcaagaagagaaatacatataccatatgatatcactgtatgtggaatctaaaaaaatgatataagtgaacttagaaaacagaaatagacacagtcatagaaaacaaacttatgcttactgaaggggaaaaggaatgaaggagGGCTGGATTATGAGTTTGgtattaacatacacacactactatatataaaatagataaataacaaggtcctactgtatagcacagggaagcatattcaatattctgtaataaaccataatggaaaagaatgtgaaaagaatatatatgtatgtatatatatatatatatatatatatatatatatatatatatataatatatatatataactgaatcactttgctgtataatagaaacagcacaagattgtaaatcaactatacttgaataaaaaataaaattaaaaaaaagagtgactagTCCTAAGTAAGTTAGAAAACCAGTAAGGTAAATTCTATTAGGTTTCAACACCGAAGAATTATCCTCTGTGGCTTAATACTCTGGGCCCAAGGTAACAGGCCTGCCCTCTTTGGACTCTGCCTTCTTTAGCCATGACTTTGTCCTCAggcattcttcctttttcttgaagTGACACAAGTTAGCAGCCAAGTAGCTCAATCATCCTGTTTCCTACCTATAGAATCCTATATGTCTGacatccttcttttattttttccttcctttcttgccttaAAAGGCAAGCTggtgaatagcattgagaactttgtctagatactcatgttgcaacagaagaaaggatgggggaaaaaatgtaattgtaatgtatacatgtaaggataacctgacccccttgctgtacagtgggaaaaaaaataaaaaatattatataaataaacctaaaataaaataaaataaaatatgtaactggaaaaaaaaaggcaagctggAAGGTTTTTGGTAGTATAACACTTTTATCAAAAACCTTATGGGTCTTCCATTTATGTCTAGGGGATCTATACCATTGAACAAGAGgattttccacaaatatttcctAGATAATCTCATTTCTATTTCTCGGTTCTGCTGAGAGGGTTGATTGGATCCATTTAGTCACACATCTATTGTTTGCCGCAAAAGAGGTCCAGCCACACTCAGCTTTTTCTGCAGAACCTGATTAAAATCTTTTGCAACCTAAATAGGCTGAGAGTTTTCCAAATCATCAAGTGCTgattgattcttttttgtttaacaGTTCCTTCCTCAATTTAACTCTTTCCTCTCACCTTTTACTATAAATAGCAAGGAGAAACACTTTGCTTGGGAATCTCCTCACCTAAATAGGTGAGTTAAGAGTGTACATGTTCTGCTTTCCACCTAATAAAACATAATTCAGCTGTCTTCTCCTACTTTATAACAAAGCCCTTTCCTACATTTTCCAATCATATGTTCCTTATTTCTGATACCTCACCAGAAGCACCTTTATTCTCcatatttctaccaacagtgtctTCAAGGTCATCTAGGCCTTTCCTGCCATATGCCTCAAAGTTCTTCCATTCCTTACCCATTACCTGATTCCAAAGCTACTTCCACATCCTCAATTACTTGTTGCCACAGCACCCCATCCCATACACCaaaattgtattagtttcctagggccaCCATGACAAAGTACCATAAACTGAAGGTCATAAAATAATATAAGTTAATTATCTTACAGGTCTAGAGGACAAGAATCCCAAATCAAACTCCAGCAGGGTCATGCTCCCTCTTGCCTATTCCAGCTTCTGGTAGCTCTAGGGTTTctgtggcttgtggcagcataactcaaatctctgcctccatcttcacatggctttcttccctctgtccctgacttctccttttctgtttatTATAAGGAAACTCATTATTAGATTCAGGGTCCAGGTTGATATTATCTCCAGATCCCtatcttaattacatctgcaaatacTCTTCAGATCCACGGATCCTGGGCAGCCACCATATTACTGATATCTGCAGCTGAGAGTCAGGAAACCTCTTGGGTAGGAACACTCCAGGGGTCAAGAAGAGCTTATCAAAGGGCCTAACAACCACAGAAGGCCCAAATGCAATACTCCTCTGCTTACTTCATGCCTATTCTTCATCTTCGGCAATGTCAATTAGGGCTCACTACCTATGGGTAATCAACACAGGTCAACATCCTCTGTGCAAGGTAACTaacaggttcccaggaggatggtaACAGACACCaccccaaatgtggctgttcaccttggagacctgctgagGACACCCTCTTCTAGAatcaagaaacaatggcctgcggAAAACAACTGCCtacatagattaaccacctacaaagATTAACGGCCTTCTGTCTTGGGAATTGACCCCTTcacccctccaccccttcccaaccttcctctccttcttcattgttcctgtCACAAGTTTCTGCCACAGATCCTTTACAAGCCTAGCATTTCCTCGCAGACACtgctggtgccatcttgagctcagcccatcctcttcagatgccttaataaatttctattgctttatgAAGTTGGCCTTGCACGTTCCTCCCTTGTCAAACTTAACCGTA
It encodes:
- the LOC125118090 gene encoding nuclear RNA export factor 3-like; its protein translation is MQDLTHVNMDTDKKPPERKVERIRQDETLGSWFKITIPFGIKYEEKWLLSLIQKHCGVPFTPVEFHYEKMQAQFFVENANIAFALRNVSGKIYNEAKERISVFVDPCDAPHSVQKELRSAKVEQMKLTLNRQNEGSQKSLHIQRLRLDPGLMISGMGTAQNPGNAMTTCLQLYGENVPKLLSLDLSNWKPYQLVGLPNTVEHASHIKNLNLSNTEVKSAWEMDKVQWLEPDEMCADRNPLCTTFPDKSSSISSILELFPKLLCLDGQETPPATHRGAEARQCLPRCKGSFFGSNELKSLVLQFLQQYYLIHDYGDRQYLLGAYHDEACFSLTIPFNPQDPASSSFYQYLEENRNMKKLKDPDLKVQLLKHTKGDIVRALSVLPQTRHDFSSFVVDIWFQTETMLCFSVNGVFKEVGGWSQGCVRAFTRTFITTPATSSSLCIVNDELFVREASPSETQSTAFFIPVPTASASSVCTLSQEQQEMVQAFSNQSQMKFE